In one Natronosalvus amylolyticus genomic region, the following are encoded:
- a CDS encoding aspartate kinase, whose translation MRVVAKFGGTSLGSGDRINRAADSIAAAVADGHEIAVVASAMGSTTDDLLDEITFDADEADRAQIVSMGERTSVRMLKAALSARGVDAAFYEPGSEGWPIVTDEFGEVDVEETKRRATALSETLEDAVPVITGFLAEGPEGSVTTLGRGGSDTSAVMLGNYMDADEVVIVTDVEGVMTGDPRVVEGARNVGEISVDELRNLSFRGAEVVAPSALSYKDGQLGVRVVHYQHGDLLSGGTNIEGEFQSLVDMREQPLACLTVAGRAIRNQPGVFQSLSAALGESNINIDAVASGLDSVTFYVDEDEAERAENILHREVIARDELSSVTVDSPLAVVRVTGGELPNQPGVIQGIVGPLADARINVHDIITSATSVALFVGWDDREQTLEITQDLF comes from the coding sequence ATGCGCGTCGTAGCCAAATTCGGCGGCACGAGTCTCGGGAGCGGGGACCGAATCAATCGCGCCGCAGATTCTATCGCCGCCGCGGTCGCCGACGGACACGAAATCGCCGTCGTCGCAAGCGCCATGGGATCGACCACCGACGACTTACTCGATGAGATCACGTTCGACGCCGACGAAGCCGACCGCGCACAGATCGTCAGTATGGGTGAACGAACCTCCGTCCGGATGCTCAAAGCTGCCCTCTCCGCACGCGGCGTCGATGCGGCGTTCTACGAACCAGGAAGCGAGGGCTGGCCAATCGTTACCGACGAGTTCGGGGAGGTCGACGTCGAGGAGACCAAACGCCGTGCTACAGCGCTCTCAGAGACCCTCGAGGACGCGGTTCCGGTCATCACCGGCTTCCTCGCCGAGGGCCCCGAAGGGTCGGTGACGACGCTCGGACGCGGTGGCTCTGACACGTCCGCCGTCATGCTCGGCAACTACATGGACGCCGACGAGGTCGTCATCGTTACCGACGTCGAGGGCGTCATGACCGGCGACCCACGCGTCGTCGAAGGCGCTCGCAACGTCGGCGAAATCTCGGTCGACGAACTCAGAAACCTCTCGTTCCGCGGGGCCGAAGTCGTCGCTCCGTCGGCGCTGTCGTACAAAGACGGGCAACTCGGCGTTCGCGTCGTCCACTACCAGCACGGCGATCTGCTGTCGGGCGGCACGAACATCGAAGGCGAGTTCCAGAGCCTCGTCGATATGCGCGAACAGCCACTGGCCTGTCTCACCGTCGCCGGTCGCGCAATCCGTAATCAGCCGGGCGTCTTCCAGTCGCTGTCTGCCGCTCTCGGAGAGAGCAATATCAACATCGACGCCGTCGCCAGCGGCCTCGATTCGGTCACCTTCTACGTCGACGAAGACGAAGCCGAGCGGGCCGAGAACATCCTCCACCGGGAGGTCATCGCCCGCGACGAACTCTCGAGTGTCACCGTCGACTCCCCGCTTGCGGTCGTGCGCGTTACCGGCGGCGAACTGCCAAACCAGCCGGGCGTCATCCAGGGTATCGTCGGACCCCTCGCAGACGCGCGAATCAACGTCCACGACATCATCACCTCGGCGACGAGCGTCGCCCTCTTCGTCGGCTGGGACGACAGAGAACAGACGCTCGAGATCACCCAGGATCTGTTCTAG
- a CDS encoding CARDB domain-containing protein — translation MIRRFTVLLLTLLLISSLGVVAGVPGPDRDTANASSVDADVTHSTASVAATTTSPGTSDETPLIRESIVLEQRPDEPGVIGATVTYEVPDAVTELTVRPDAHTTVTDSSGFEPEAGGSYKWAAGDGTPSLTLEIAANRTNEGRHIHQQTDRHTAPHANEHTQTGAEEHARTDAHEHAHDHEDGHTFVETGEWGIVAVPQFELGWVQRAPVGTDRTVTVDGPGVAGTDIVYFGESTTYTETVRGETITLVVPDAADLEESPTDVLASLAAASDELRVGARSTNVLVVAAPTGTVEWGANGIQYGDSDAWVRDDARLDVPGNVWLHEYVHTRQAFASSDIDPTVAWLIEGQAEYYAATLTYEQGHIDHREFRRFLEEGQESPYADGVLADPGTWQDPLTDYVKGPLVYGAVDRQLRLESNGEYTIEDAFRALNRAEKPVTEQDWLEALEQRGGSPVREYAMTYTHTDSTPESWDEAAHELAFGQPTPAFEYSLAAGEPLAFEGLLERSTRTEPRPLVVGETMTVPIAVDNRGDRAGTYRATLQVDGSVVADADGTLESGGSTVEHLTWTPEAPGRYALKLGDEPATVDVLEPADLTVTALEVSPESVEPGEPVTVRATVENDAARAGQTTIQFRTSSGVADEQQVTLAPGEMTTVETTITFEREAHHEIAVGDRRVTVAVERSLTSQASGATDSIPGFTAGATIVALLALVVVGSRGSYRRLEWR, via the coding sequence GTGATACGTCGGTTTACCGTACTCCTGTTGACACTGTTGTTGATAAGTAGCCTCGGTGTGGTCGCGGGTGTTCCCGGACCGGATCGAGACACAGCAAACGCCTCGAGTGTCGACGCGGACGTGACACACAGTACGGCCAGTGTGGCCGCCACCACGACGAGTCCCGGAACCAGCGACGAAACACCGTTGATTCGAGAATCGATCGTCCTGGAGCAACGCCCGGACGAACCCGGCGTCATCGGCGCGACCGTCACCTACGAGGTCCCCGATGCGGTGACGGAACTGACCGTGCGGCCGGACGCCCACACAACGGTTACGGACTCGAGCGGGTTCGAACCCGAAGCGGGCGGGAGTTATAAGTGGGCCGCAGGCGATGGCACTCCCTCGTTGACACTCGAGATCGCCGCCAACCGGACCAACGAGGGGCGCCATATTCACCAGCAGACTGACCGACATACAGCCCCACACGCGAACGAACACACGCAAACCGGCGCTGAAGAACACGCACGGACCGACGCTCACGAACACGCACACGACCACGAGGACGGCCACACGTTCGTCGAAACGGGCGAGTGGGGAATCGTCGCGGTACCACAGTTCGAACTCGGGTGGGTCCAGCGGGCACCCGTCGGTACCGACCGAACGGTGACCGTCGACGGCCCCGGCGTCGCCGGCACTGACATCGTTTACTTCGGCGAATCGACGACCTACACGGAGACGGTTCGCGGGGAGACCATCACGCTGGTCGTCCCCGACGCAGCCGACCTCGAGGAGTCGCCAACAGACGTGCTCGCCTCCCTCGCTGCGGCCAGCGACGAACTGCGCGTCGGGGCCCGAAGTACGAACGTGCTCGTCGTCGCCGCCCCAACCGGCACCGTCGAGTGGGGAGCAAACGGGATCCAGTACGGCGACAGCGACGCCTGGGTGAGAGACGACGCCCGACTGGACGTCCCCGGCAACGTCTGGCTCCACGAGTACGTCCACACGCGACAGGCGTTCGCCAGCAGCGACATCGACCCGACCGTCGCCTGGCTCATCGAAGGACAAGCCGAGTACTACGCGGCGACGCTGACCTACGAACAGGGGCACATCGACCACCGCGAGTTCCGACGATTCCTCGAGGAAGGCCAGGAGTCACCGTACGCAGACGGCGTGCTCGCCGATCCCGGAACCTGGCAGGACCCGCTCACCGACTACGTCAAAGGCCCGCTCGTCTACGGGGCGGTCGATCGACAGCTCCGTCTCGAGAGCAATGGCGAGTACACCATCGAGGACGCGTTTCGGGCGCTCAACCGAGCCGAGAAGCCGGTGACCGAACAAGACTGGCTCGAGGCGCTCGAGCAAAGGGGTGGCTCTCCAGTCAGGGAGTACGCGATGACCTACACGCACACCGATTCGACACCGGAAAGCTGGGACGAAGCTGCACACGAGTTGGCGTTCGGTCAGCCGACGCCGGCGTTCGAGTACTCACTCGCGGCCGGCGAACCGCTGGCGTTCGAGGGCTTGCTCGAGCGGAGCACACGCACCGAACCCAGACCGCTCGTGGTCGGCGAGACGATGACCGTCCCGATCGCCGTCGACAACCGCGGCGATCGTGCGGGGACCTACCGGGCGACCCTGCAGGTCGACGGCAGCGTCGTCGCCGACGCCGACGGCACGCTCGAGTCGGGCGGTTCGACCGTCGAACACCTCACCTGGACCCCCGAGGCACCCGGTCGGTACGCGCTGAAACTCGGCGACGAACCCGCGACGGTCGACGTCCTCGAGCCAGCCGACCTGACGGTGACCGCCCTCGAGGTGTCACCCGAGTCCGTCGAACCCGGCGAACCCGTGACCGTTCGGGCAACCGTCGAAAACGACGCCGCTCGTGCGGGACAGACGACCATCCAGTTCCGGACCAGTAGCGGCGTTGCGGACGAACAGCAGGTGACGCTGGCGCCGGGTGAGATGACGACCGTCGAGACGACGATTACCTTCGAACGGGAAGCCCACCACGAAATCGCCGTCGGCGACCGCCGGGTAACGGTGGCCGTCGAACGAAGCCTCACTTCACAAGCGAGCGGTGCCACCGATTCGATCCCCGGCTTCACCGCGGGCGCAACCATCGTCGCGTTGCTGGCGCTCGTTGTCGTGGGGAGCCGCGGGTCGTACCGACGCCTCGAGTGGCGATGA
- the fer gene encoding ferredoxin Fer, with translation MPTVEYLNYEVLDDQGWDMDDDDLFEKAADAGLDGEDYGSLEVNEGEYILESAEAQGYDWPFSCRAGACANCAAIVKEGEIQMDMQQILSDEEVEDKNVRLTCIGTAETDEVKIVYNAKHLDYLQNRVI, from the coding sequence ATGCCCACGGTAGAATACCTCAACTACGAAGTGCTGGACGACCAGGGATGGGACATGGATGACGACGACCTCTTCGAGAAAGCGGCTGACGCCGGTCTCGACGGCGAGGACTACGGCAGCCTCGAGGTCAACGAAGGCGAGTACATCCTCGAGTCGGCTGAGGCGCAGGGCTACGACTGGCCCTTCTCGTGCCGTGCCGGTGCCTGTGCGAACTGTGCTGCCATCGTCAAAGAAGGCGAAATCCAGATGGACATGCAGCAGATCCTCTCCGACGAGGAAGTCGAGGACAAAAACGTCCGCCTGACCTGTATCGGTACCGCCGAGACCGACGAGGTCAAAATCGTGTACAACGCGAAACACCTCGACTACCTGCAGAACCGCGTCATCTAG
- a CDS encoding inorganic phosphate transporter — translation MSEILLLAGIVVAVFVGYNIGGATTGPAFGPAVGANVITKVAAAALMSVFFFVGAWTIGPQVVDTLGNRLVTDSAIFTLEANVAVLFFIGGALFIGNYAGVPASTSMTAVGAIAALGLATGELDMAVLGEIVIWWFVAPVIGFWVSGVIGRYFYPQINAWIAIEPNRDGDPMLSMQRSGPVPTVGFSEGASRRKKIGALVVVAIGCLMAFSSGTSNIANAIAPIYGAGGLEMGPLIVIGSIAVAVGAFTIARRTLDTLGNDITKLPLTAAIVVAVVSSTIVIFLSAIGIPASFVVVATMSIVGLGWGRATRTTRLSDAARGEEPAVSVGALTRDEAGEEPPEIGEEDVSDIPQASDLFDPSTTARVVLMQNVVPLISTVAAFLTFRFVPLFGF, via the coding sequence GTGTCTGAAATTCTCCTCCTCGCAGGCATCGTGGTCGCCGTTTTCGTCGGCTACAACATCGGCGGGGCAACGACCGGGCCGGCCTTTGGCCCCGCTGTCGGCGCAAACGTCATCACGAAAGTCGCCGCTGCTGCCCTGATGTCGGTATTTTTCTTCGTGGGTGCCTGGACGATCGGTCCGCAGGTGGTCGACACGCTCGGTAACAGGCTCGTCACCGACAGCGCTATTTTCACGCTCGAAGCCAACGTCGCTGTCCTCTTTTTCATCGGCGGTGCCCTCTTTATCGGCAACTACGCGGGCGTCCCCGCGTCGACGTCGATGACGGCCGTCGGTGCCATCGCCGCACTCGGCCTTGCGACGGGCGAACTCGATATGGCGGTGCTGGGCGAAATCGTGATCTGGTGGTTCGTCGCGCCGGTCATCGGCTTCTGGGTTTCGGGCGTTATCGGCCGCTACTTCTATCCCCAGATCAACGCCTGGATCGCCATCGAACCGAACCGCGACGGGGATCCGATGCTGTCGATGCAACGTTCGGGACCGGTCCCGACGGTCGGCTTCAGTGAGGGGGCCTCTCGCCGGAAGAAGATCGGCGCACTGGTCGTCGTCGCAATCGGCTGTCTCATGGCGTTCAGTTCGGGAACGAGCAACATCGCCAACGCCATCGCCCCTATCTACGGCGCGGGTGGACTCGAGATGGGACCCCTCATCGTCATCGGCTCGATTGCAGTTGCCGTCGGTGCGTTTACCATCGCCCGCCGGACCCTCGATACGCTCGGGAACGATATCACGAAACTGCCGTTGACGGCGGCTATCGTCGTCGCGGTCGTCTCCTCGACCATCGTCATTTTCCTCTCGGCGATCGGCATCCCCGCGAGTTTCGTCGTCGTCGCGACGATGTCGATCGTCGGTCTCGGATGGGGACGAGCAACGCGGACGACGCGACTCTCCGACGCTGCTAGAGGGGAGGAGCCGGCGGTCTCCGTCGGTGCACTGACGAGAGACGAAGCGGGCGAGGAACCACCCGAAATCGGGGAAGAAGACGTTTCGGATATTCCACAGGCGTCGGACCTGTTCGATCCGTCGACAACTGCACGCGTCGTCCTGATGCAAAACGTCGTCCCGCTCATCTCGACGGTGGCGGCGTTTCTCACCTTTCGATTCGTCCCCCTTTTCGGCTTTTGA
- the hisA gene encoding 1-(5-phosphoribosyl)-5-[(5-phosphoribosylamino)methylideneamino]imidazole-4-carboxamide isomerase has translation MHTQFESFEVIPAVDIQDGEVVQLVQGERGTEKRYGDPVEAATRWIDAGAQSLHLVDLDGAFEGERANADAIEAVLEAVDVPTQLGGGIRTATDAIALLEQGLDRVILGTAAVENPDIVAEISDAQRDSVVVSLDAKDGEVVVEGWTEGAGMTPVEAVERYEELGATAILFTNVDVEGQLEGVATEPVRELVEATDVPIIASGGVATLEDVRALRDAGASAVVVGSALYEGRFTLEAAQAAAYEDA, from the coding sequence ATGCACACCCAGTTCGAGTCGTTCGAAGTCATCCCCGCAGTCGACATTCAGGACGGTGAGGTCGTCCAGCTCGTTCAGGGCGAACGCGGAACGGAAAAACGATACGGCGACCCCGTCGAGGCCGCCACTCGATGGATCGACGCTGGGGCACAGAGTTTGCACCTGGTCGACCTGGACGGGGCCTTCGAGGGCGAGCGTGCCAATGCCGACGCCATCGAGGCCGTCCTCGAGGCCGTCGACGTGCCGACGCAACTCGGCGGCGGCATCCGAACCGCCACGGACGCCATCGCCTTGCTCGAGCAGGGCCTCGACCGCGTTATTCTCGGCACCGCGGCCGTCGAAAACCCCGATATCGTCGCCGAAATCAGCGACGCTCAGCGGGACTCGGTCGTCGTCAGTCTCGACGCCAAAGACGGCGAGGTCGTCGTCGAGGGGTGGACCGAAGGCGCTGGCATGACGCCCGTCGAGGCCGTCGAGCGCTACGAGGAACTCGGGGCCACCGCGATTTTGTTCACCAACGTCGACGTGGAGGGCCAACTCGAGGGCGTCGCCACCGAACCCGTTCGGGAGCTGGTCGAGGCGACCGACGTCCCGATCATCGCCAGCGGCGGGGTCGCCACGCTCGAGGACGTTCGCGCGCTCAGGGATGCAGGAGCCAGTGCGGTCGTCGTCGGCAGTGCGCTGTACGAAGGTCGGTTTACGCTCGAGGCTGCACAGGCGGCTGCCTACGAAGACGCGTAG
- a CDS encoding N-acyl homoserine lactonase family protein produces the protein MPVERLYRLNTATWTLDYSAATQLQQPGEPFPGRCPCYLLEHSDGLVLFDTGVSHEMAADPLSYGPNGAPHMVDFVETLDTSAGKPPVDHLEELGYAPSDVDTVVVSHLHTDHAGNLDSFPEATVVVQKAELRYAFWPDGPQRLFYLEGDFHHLRRLDADVKAITGEYDVFGDGSVVAFPTPGHSPGHQSLEVTLESGTTILAADAANSRVGYEQGLVASFVWSLEESMDSLAALKDRARTSDADVIVHHDPEDQDRLPDPPNALE, from the coding sequence ATGCCAGTCGAACGGCTTTACCGTCTGAACACGGCGACGTGGACGCTCGATTACAGCGCGGCGACCCAGCTCCAACAGCCCGGGGAGCCGTTTCCGGGCCGGTGTCCGTGTTACTTGCTCGAGCACTCCGACGGCCTCGTCTTATTCGATACGGGCGTCAGTCACGAGATGGCCGCCGACCCGCTCTCGTACGGGCCAAACGGCGCACCCCACATGGTGGATTTCGTCGAAACGCTCGACACCTCAGCCGGCAAGCCGCCGGTCGACCACCTCGAGGAACTGGGCTATGCGCCCTCGGACGTCGATACGGTCGTCGTGTCCCACCTGCACACAGACCACGCTGGCAACCTGGATTCGTTTCCGGAGGCCACGGTCGTCGTCCAGAAGGCGGAACTTCGCTACGCCTTCTGGCCGGATGGCCCCCAGCGCCTGTTCTACCTCGAGGGTGATTTCCACCACCTCCGACGGCTCGACGCCGACGTGAAGGCCATCACCGGCGAGTACGACGTCTTCGGCGACGGCTCGGTCGTCGCGTTCCCGACGCCTGGACACAGTCCCGGCCACCAGTCACTCGAGGTCACCCTCGAGTCCGGAACGACGATTCTGGCTGCCGACGCTGCCAACAGCCGTGTCGGCTACGAACAGGGGCTCGTCGCCTCGTTCGTCTGGTCGCTCGAGGAGTCGATGGACTCGCTGGCGGCGCTCAAAGACCGGGCCAGGACGAGCGATGCGGACGTCATCGTCCACCACGACCCCGAAGATCAGGACCGACTGCCAGATCCACCGAACGCACTCGAGTGA
- a CDS encoding aldehyde ferredoxin oxidoreductase family protein, which produces MKHARGPLLTIDLESRSTTSEPIDDVLERYIGGRALCTALAHERIPFDADPLGPANRCYFATGPFQHARMSFTGRMSATAVSPLTDGLLSSNAGGFLSRNFTATGYSAVEVTGESDDLVIVHVTDSGVEFEPVPDLEGAETSEICAYIEDEHGLEAEHTVTVGPAGEQQVRFASLMTSRERAFGRGGLGAVLGAKNVKAITFDGDSTRDVEIPSLQMDVHREAAQSDHIMKRQGTSSMTEFASTVNALPTRYFSELSFEGSEGISGDRVEEKKYKKGTCSACAFACKLPTRDEESGLETEGPEYETVMAFGSNAGVDDIVDVMHSNKRCDELGLDTISCGDVVSAYLASEDAFGDVDLIHELVEKIARREGIGDTLAEGVERFHEELGVDNWSVKGMEFPAHDGRTLHGQGLGFATSNRGADHMYAEFYSLEYPLVDPEDALDKEGLEGKPPKVAEKENLNAIKDSAVLCKFSRDFVDADRLETLLDAAYEDLLEIGGEVVTMERHFNNQRGMDRADDRLPYELPGFEEALEEYYDHRGWNADGTVPPEWFETENSSLVADD; this is translated from the coding sequence ATGAAACACGCTCGCGGCCCACTCCTGACGATCGACCTCGAGTCACGCTCGACGACGAGCGAACCGATCGACGACGTACTCGAGCGCTACATCGGCGGCCGGGCGCTCTGTACGGCCCTCGCACACGAGCGGATTCCGTTCGACGCCGACCCGCTCGGCCCGGCCAATCGCTGTTACTTCGCGACGGGGCCGTTCCAGCACGCCCGGATGAGTTTCACCGGCCGGATGTCCGCGACCGCCGTCTCGCCGCTGACCGACGGCTTGCTCTCCTCGAACGCGGGCGGCTTTCTCTCGCGAAACTTTACGGCAACCGGCTACAGCGCCGTCGAAGTCACCGGCGAAAGCGACGACCTCGTGATCGTCCACGTCACCGACAGTGGCGTCGAGTTCGAACCCGTCCCCGACCTCGAGGGTGCGGAGACGAGCGAGATCTGTGCCTATATCGAGGACGAACACGGCCTCGAGGCCGAACACACCGTCACGGTCGGACCGGCAGGGGAACAGCAGGTTCGGTTTGCCTCTCTGATGACTTCACGCGAGCGTGCGTTCGGCCGCGGTGGTCTGGGTGCCGTCCTCGGCGCAAAAAACGTGAAAGCGATCACCTTCGACGGCGATTCGACGCGAGACGTAGAGATCCCGTCCCTGCAGATGGACGTCCACCGTGAGGCCGCCCAGTCCGATCACATCATGAAACGGCAGGGGACGTCCTCGATGACCGAGTTCGCCAGCACGGTCAACGCCCTGCCGACGCGGTACTTCTCGGAACTGTCGTTCGAGGGGTCCGAGGGAATCAGTGGCGACCGCGTCGAGGAGAAAAAGTACAAGAAAGGAACCTGCTCGGCCTGTGCGTTCGCCTGCAAACTGCCGACGCGAGACGAGGAGTCGGGCCTCGAGACCGAAGGGCCGGAGTACGAAACCGTGATGGCGTTCGGCTCGAACGCCGGCGTCGACGATATCGTCGACGTGATGCACTCGAACAAGCGCTGTGACGAACTCGGTCTCGACACCATCTCCTGTGGCGACGTCGTCTCGGCGTATCTCGCGAGCGAGGACGCCTTCGGCGACGTCGACTTAATTCACGAACTGGTCGAGAAAATCGCCCGCCGTGAGGGGATCGGTGACACCCTCGCAGAAGGCGTCGAGCGGTTCCACGAGGAACTGGGCGTCGACAACTGGTCGGTCAAAGGTATGGAGTTCCCCGCCCACGACGGCCGCACCCTCCACGGCCAGGGCCTGGGCTTTGCCACCTCGAACCGGGGTGCCGACCACATGTACGCCGAGTTCTACTCGCTCGAGTACCCGCTGGTCGACCCCGAGGACGCACTCGACAAGGAAGGACTCGAGGGCAAGCCGCCGAAGGTCGCCGAGAAGGAGAATCTGAACGCGATCAAAGACAGCGCCGTCCTGTGTAAGTTCTCGCGGGATTTCGTCGACGCCGACCGTCTCGAAACCTTGCTCGACGCGGCCTACGAGGATCTGCTCGAAATCGGTGGCGAGGTCGTCACGATGGAACGCCACTTCAACAACCAGCGCGGGATGGACCGTGCTGACGACCGACTCCCCTACGAGTTGCCCGGCTTCGAGGAGGCTCTCGAGGAGTACTACGACCACCGCGGCTGGAACGCGGATGGAACCGTTCCGCCCGAGTGGTTCGAGACGGAAAACTCGAGTCTCGTCGCCGACGACTGA